From Camelina sativa cultivar DH55 chromosome 20, Cs, whole genome shotgun sequence, the proteins below share one genomic window:
- the LOC104771316 gene encoding protein PHR1-LIKE 1-like — translation MTLANDFGYSTTMSSSFSALHLTVEDRYRKFPNSFWVSGQELMNNPVPCQSVSGGNSGGYLFSSSSGFCNVSAVSPLGRNSQTQPPVSTVPRDRLAMQDCTLEAQSSSLINHHQPQEFTDPLQEFFDFSDHVPVQHLQAEESSGVRMDSSVELHKKSEWQDWADQLISVDDGSEPNWSDFLGDPRSHNQNSEIPIPFSDVPRQEIKANQQHQMVLSEEQLIGRNASSSVATSKQRMRWTPELHEAFVEAVNQLGGSDRATPKAVLKLLNNPGLTIYHVKSHLQKYRTARYKPETSEVTGEPQEKKLTSIEDIKSLDMKTSVEITQALRLQMEVQKRLHEQLEIQRTLQLQIEKQGRYLQMMFEKQQKIQENKSSCSEASPKQCNDTSAEVEFGLDTRTVEQAESPSASRKRVRED, via the exons ATGACTCTGGCTAATGATTTCGGATATTCAACCACTATGTCTTCATCTTTTTCAGCTCTTCATCTTACTGTAGAAGACAGATACCGCAAGTTTCCTAACTCTTTCTGGGTATCAGGGCAGGAACTGATGAATAACCCTGTACCCTGTCAGTCAGTGTCTGGCGGCAATTCTGGAgggtatttattttcttcttcctccggaTTCTGCAATGTTTCAGCAGTGTCACCTCTTGGAAGGAATTCGCAAACCCAGCCACCTGTTTCCACCGTGCCAAGAGACAGATTAGCTATGCAGGATTGCACTTTGGAAGCACAATCCTCCTCACTGATCAATCATCATCAGCCTCAAGAGTTCACAGATCCACTTCAGgagttctttgatttctctgATCATGTTCCTGTTCAACATCTACAAGCAGAGGAAAGTAGCGGTGTAAGGATGGACTCATCCGTGGAACTCCACAAGAAAAGCGAATGGCAAGATTGGGCAGATCAGCTGATTTCtgttgatgatggttcagagCCAAATTGGTCTGATTTTCTTGGAGATCCACGTTCCCACAATCAAAATTCAGAG ATACCGATACCATTTTCTGATGTACCAAGGCAAGAGATAAAAGCTAACCAGCAGCATCAGATGGTTTTGTCTGAGGAGCAGCTTATTGGGAGAAACGCATCATCTAGTGTAGCAACATCTAAACAACGCATGCGTTGGACACCAGAACTTCACGAGGCATTCGTTGAAGCTGTTAATCAGCTCGGTGGTAGTGACC GAGCCACCCCTAAGGCTGTTTTGAAGCTCTTGAATAACCCTGGCTTGACCATTTATCATGTAAAAAGCCATTTGCAG AAATACAGAACGGCAAGGTATAAACCAGAGACTTCAGAAGTTACAG GAGAACCTCAAGAGAAGAAGTTGACATCTATCGAAGATATCAAATCTCTTGACATGAAAAC GAGCGTTGAGATTACACAAGCTCTAAGGTTACAAATGGAAGTTCAGAAACGTCTTCATGAGCAGCTTGAG ATCCAACGGACGCTGCAGTTACAGATTGAAAAACAGGGCCGATACCTACAGATGATGTttgagaaacaacaaaagatacAAGAGAACAAGAGCTCTTGCTCAGAAGCATCACCTAAGCAATGCAACGACACATCTGCAGAAGTCGAATTCGGTCTTGACACACGAACAGTGGAACAAGCTGAATCTCCTTCAGCATCAAGGAAACGGGTCAGAGAAGATTAA